Proteins encoded in a region of the Streptomyces sp. NBC_01471 genome:
- a CDS encoding sugar ABC transporter substrate-binding protein has protein sequence MRVRTTSAAACAVLLAVTALAGCNRDSGSGSEDKKVGIDLPRSDSDFWNSYQQYVKKGVAAGEVKALPLTNSQNDIGKLVANVQTFSDQGAKAVVMAPQDTGAIASTLQNLNKKKIPVISVDTRPDKGDVYMVVRADNRAYGENACKYLGEQLKGKGKVVEFQGDLSSINGRDRSVAFKSCMTKNFPKIKVFELATDWKGDVASAKLQSTLAANPDINGIYMQAGGVFLQPTLALLEQKKLLKPAGTKGHITIISNDGIPEEFDAIKAGKIDATISQPADLYAKYALYYAKAAVDGKTFKVGPTDHNSNIIKIPNGFEDQLPAPLVTKANVNDPKLWANQLGKKN, from the coding sequence ATGAGAGTGCGTACAACGAGTGCGGCGGCCTGCGCCGTACTGCTGGCCGTGACTGCCCTCGCGGGCTGCAACCGCGACTCCGGCAGCGGCTCGGAGGACAAGAAGGTCGGCATCGACCTGCCGCGCAGCGACAGCGACTTCTGGAACTCCTACCAGCAGTACGTCAAGAAGGGCGTCGCGGCCGGTGAGGTCAAGGCGCTCCCGCTGACCAACTCGCAGAACGACATCGGCAAGCTCGTCGCCAACGTCCAGACCTTCAGCGACCAGGGTGCCAAGGCCGTCGTCATGGCCCCGCAGGACACCGGGGCCATCGCCTCGACACTGCAGAACCTCAACAAGAAGAAGATCCCCGTCATCAGCGTCGACACCCGCCCCGACAAGGGCGACGTCTACATGGTGGTGCGCGCCGACAACCGCGCCTATGGCGAGAACGCCTGCAAGTACCTCGGCGAGCAGCTGAAGGGCAAGGGCAAGGTCGTCGAGTTCCAGGGCGACCTGTCGTCGATCAACGGCCGTGACCGCTCCGTGGCCTTCAAGTCGTGCATGACGAAGAACTTCCCCAAGATCAAGGTCTTCGAGCTGGCCACCGACTGGAAGGGCGATGTCGCCTCCGCCAAGCTCCAGTCCACCCTGGCCGCCAACCCCGACATCAACGGGATCTACATGCAGGCGGGCGGCGTCTTCCTGCAGCCCACGCTCGCGCTCCTGGAGCAGAAGAAGCTGTTGAAGCCGGCCGGCACCAAGGGCCACATCACGATCATCTCCAACGACGGCATCCCGGAGGAGTTCGACGCGATCAAGGCGGGGAAGATCGACGCGACCATCTCCCAGCCCGCCGACCTGTACGCGAAGTACGCGCTGTACTACGCGAAGGCGGCCGTCGACGGCAAGACCTTCAAGGTGGGCCCGACCGACCACAACTCCAACATCATCAAGATCCCGAACGGTTTCGAGGACCAGCTTCCCGCGCCGCTCGTGACCAAGGCCAATGTGAACGACCCGAAGCTGTGGGCCAATCAGCTGGGGAAGAAGAACTGA
- a CDS encoding sugar ABC transporter ATP-binding protein: protein MPDAPAVHAQGIVKRFGPTVALDDVRLTVQPGESHALVGRNGAGKSTLVSVITGLHKPDAGTVTFSGEPAPAFGDTMAWQSKVACVYQKSMAVPDLTVAENLFLNNFGLGPGEAGGRWISWSGLRKRAAALLAEYGVNVDPSTRAKDLSVEQVQFVEIARALSFGARLIILDEPTAQLDARGIQSLFTKLRDLQSQGVAFLFISHHLQEVYELCTAVTVYRDARHVLTAPVADLGKADLVAAMTGESATGPVAWHAASGERPAAKAGTAEPVLRTEGLAVEGEFEPLDIAVHPGEVLGIAGAAASGNTALGETLVGMRKATSGRVSVRGREVRPGSVPHALKAGIGYIPEDRHRQGLVLERSVAENATLTVADQLGPWGTVLPSRTREFARTMISSLDIKTTGPDQKVSGLSGGNQQKVVVARALARGPSTLVAVRPTAGVDIKSKDSLLGVVRRVADEGNAAVIISDELDDLRVCDRVVALFHGRVVAEYDSGWTDGELVAAMEGVGERA, encoded by the coding sequence ATGCCCGATGCACCCGCGGTTCATGCGCAGGGCATCGTCAAGCGCTTCGGTCCCACCGTCGCACTCGACGATGTCCGCCTGACAGTCCAGCCCGGTGAGTCGCACGCCCTGGTCGGGCGCAACGGCGCCGGAAAGTCCACCCTCGTCAGCGTCATCACCGGACTCCACAAGCCGGACGCGGGGACGGTCACCTTCAGCGGTGAGCCCGCGCCCGCCTTCGGCGACACCATGGCCTGGCAGTCGAAGGTCGCCTGCGTCTACCAGAAGTCCATGGCCGTACCCGATCTCACCGTGGCCGAGAACCTCTTCCTGAACAACTTCGGCCTCGGCCCGGGTGAGGCGGGCGGCCGCTGGATCAGCTGGTCCGGGCTGCGCAAGCGGGCCGCGGCGCTGCTCGCCGAGTACGGGGTGAACGTCGACCCCAGCACCCGCGCGAAGGATCTCTCCGTAGAGCAGGTGCAGTTCGTGGAGATCGCCCGCGCGCTGTCCTTCGGCGCCCGGCTGATCATCCTCGACGAACCCACCGCGCAGCTCGACGCGCGGGGGATCCAGAGCCTGTTCACCAAGCTCAGGGACCTCCAGAGCCAGGGGGTGGCGTTCCTCTTCATCTCGCACCACCTCCAGGAGGTGTACGAGCTGTGCACCGCGGTCACGGTCTACCGCGACGCCCGGCACGTCCTGACGGCGCCCGTCGCCGACCTGGGCAAGGCCGATCTGGTCGCCGCCATGACCGGCGAGTCGGCGACGGGCCCGGTGGCCTGGCACGCGGCGTCCGGTGAGAGGCCGGCCGCGAAGGCGGGGACGGCCGAGCCCGTCCTGCGGACCGAGGGGCTGGCCGTGGAAGGCGAGTTCGAGCCGCTCGACATCGCGGTGCACCCCGGCGAGGTCCTCGGGATCGCGGGCGCGGCGGCCAGCGGCAACACCGCGCTGGGCGAGACGCTCGTCGGCATGCGCAAGGCCACCTCCGGGCGGGTCTCGGTCCGGGGCCGCGAGGTCAGGCCGGGCAGCGTGCCGCACGCCCTGAAGGCGGGGATCGGCTACATCCCGGAGGACCGGCACCGCCAGGGCCTCGTCCTGGAACGCAGCGTGGCGGAGAACGCCACCCTCACGGTCGCCGACCAGCTGGGGCCGTGGGGGACCGTGCTCCCCTCCCGTACCCGGGAGTTCGCGAGGACCATGATCTCCTCGCTGGACATCAAGACCACCGGACCCGACCAGAAGGTCTCCGGGCTCTCCGGGGGCAACCAGCAGAAGGTGGTGGTCGCCCGCGCGCTGGCCCGCGGCCCCAGCACGCTGGTGGCGGTACGGCCGACGGCCGGCGTGGACATCAAGTCCAAGGACTCGCTCCTGGGCGTGGTGCGGCGGGTCGCCGACGAGGGCAACGCCGCCGTGATCATCTCCGACGAACTCGACGACCTGCGGGTGTGCGACCGGGTGGTCGCGCTCTTCCACGGGCGGGTGGTCGCCGAATACGACAGTGGGTGGACGGACGGGGAACTGGTCGCCGCCATGGAAGGTGTGGGGGAGCGGGCATGA
- a CDS encoding ABC transporter permease encodes MTDTIRPVAAEETKGQVSPVRARLALIRWSDFSLVPVILVLMVIGFIVSPVFLTSQNLINVIQQSSELSLLVLAQAFILICGRMDLSLESTIGIAPVIALWLVLPSSGDRFTGLGLLPAWTAIPLCLLAGLAIGAFNGFLMLKLRVNGFIATLGMLMMLRGLHIGITEGKSIIEVPASFSYLGRASWLGAPAAVWICLALFAVGGAALAWTRHGRSLYAIGGNPEAARAAGIRVDRVTWIVLAIGGLLAAFAGILYTGHYGSVGAAQGKDMIFQVMAAAVIGGIGLKGGRGTIFGALTGVLALQLVVNVMTLAGVPGQWETFLNGAIIIIALIASRFASGEEQD; translated from the coding sequence ATGACCGACACGATCCGGCCGGTGGCGGCCGAGGAGACCAAGGGGCAGGTGAGCCCGGTACGCGCCAGGCTGGCGCTGATCCGCTGGAGCGACTTCTCGCTCGTGCCGGTGATCCTGGTGCTGATGGTGATCGGGTTCATCGTCTCGCCGGTGTTCCTGACGTCCCAGAACCTGATCAACGTCATCCAGCAGTCCTCCGAACTCAGCCTGCTGGTGCTGGCCCAGGCCTTCATCCTGATCTGCGGGCGGATGGACCTGTCACTGGAGTCGACGATCGGCATCGCGCCGGTCATCGCGCTGTGGCTGGTCCTGCCCTCGTCGGGGGACCGGTTCACCGGCCTCGGGCTGCTGCCCGCCTGGACGGCGATCCCGCTCTGCCTGCTCGCCGGGCTGGCGATCGGCGCGTTCAACGGTTTCCTGATGCTCAAGCTGCGGGTCAACGGCTTCATCGCGACGCTGGGCATGCTGATGATGCTCCGCGGGCTGCACATCGGGATCACCGAGGGCAAGTCGATCATCGAGGTCCCCGCCTCGTTCAGCTACCTGGGCCGGGCCTCCTGGCTCGGCGCCCCCGCCGCGGTCTGGATCTGCCTGGCGCTGTTCGCCGTCGGCGGGGCCGCGCTGGCCTGGACCCGGCACGGCCGGTCGCTGTACGCGATCGGCGGGAACCCGGAGGCGGCCCGCGCGGCCGGTATCCGGGTGGACCGGGTCACCTGGATCGTGCTGGCGATCGGCGGGCTGCTCGCGGCCTTCGCCGGAATCCTCTACACCGGCCACTACGGTTCGGTCGGCGCCGCGCAGGGCAAGGACATGATCTTCCAGGTCATGGCGGCCGCGGTCATCGGCGGCATCGGGCTGAAGGGCGGCCGGGGCACCATCTTCGGCGCGCTCACCGGTGTGCTCGCCCTCCAGCTGGTGGTCAATGTCATGACGCTCGCCGGGGTGCCCGGTCAGTGGGAGACGTTCCTCAACGGCGCGATCATCATCATCGCGCTGATCGCCTCCCGCTTCGCGAGCGGTGAGGAGCAGGACTGA
- a CDS encoding FadR/GntR family transcriptional regulator gives MAVTDEAIEKIKEMIVSGALRPGDRLPKESELAAELGLSRNSLREAVRALSLIRILDVRQGDGTYVTSLDPQLLLEAMSFVVDFHRDDTVLEFLAVRRILEPAATAMAAHRIGEEELETLSAQLDALGPQPSVEELVACDLEFHRGIVQSSGNSVLCSLLDSLSGPTTRARVWRGLTQEDAVSRTLHEHRAILTALRDRDAEAARSWATVHIASVEQWLRSTL, from the coding sequence ATGGCTGTGACCGACGAGGCCATCGAGAAGATCAAGGAAATGATCGTCTCGGGCGCACTGCGGCCAGGCGACCGGCTGCCCAAGGAGAGCGAACTCGCCGCGGAGCTCGGCCTTTCGCGCAACTCGCTGCGCGAGGCGGTGCGTGCGCTGTCGCTGATCCGCATCCTCGATGTGCGGCAGGGCGACGGCACGTACGTCACGAGTCTCGACCCTCAGCTGCTGCTCGAAGCGATGAGCTTCGTCGTGGACTTCCACCGGGACGACACCGTGCTGGAGTTCCTGGCCGTACGCCGGATCCTGGAGCCCGCCGCGACGGCGATGGCCGCGCACCGCATCGGCGAGGAGGAGCTGGAGACGCTCAGCGCCCAGCTGGACGCGCTCGGCCCGCAGCCGTCCGTGGAGGAACTGGTCGCCTGCGACCTGGAGTTCCACCGGGGCATCGTGCAGAGCTCGGGGAACTCGGTGCTCTGCTCCCTGCTCGACAGCCTCTCCGGGCCCACCACCCGCGCCCGGGTGTGGCGGGGACTGACCCAGGAGGACGCGGTGAGCCGTACGCTCCACGAGCACCGCGCCATCCTGACGGCGCTCAGGGACCGGGACGCCGAAGCGGCCAGGTCCTGGGCGACGGTGCACATCGCGAGTGTCGAGCAGTGGCTGCGCTCGACCCTGTGA
- a CDS encoding MarR family transcriptional regulator, with product MAGKKAAGAHQDAVASIVADWARERPELDTAPLEVLARLHRTFLRYSTRLTTAIDRHGLSVAGFDVLTALRRSGTPYRLTAGQLADSGLVSSAGVTLRIDRLEKDGLIVRERDAEDRRVVYSRLTDAGLAKVDEVFAEHLDNERRMLGGLTPAECRQLARLLSRLERSITGSDTDPGPAGAQGAPGGQ from the coding sequence ATGGCCGGGAAGAAGGCGGCGGGGGCACATCAGGATGCTGTCGCGTCCATTGTGGCGGACTGGGCGAGGGAGCGCCCCGAACTGGACACCGCGCCCCTGGAGGTCCTCGCCAGGCTGCACCGCACCTTCCTCCGGTACAGCACCCGGCTCACCACCGCGATCGACCGGCACGGACTCTCGGTGGCGGGCTTCGACGTACTGACCGCACTGCGCAGGTCCGGTACGCCCTACCGGCTGACGGCGGGCCAGCTCGCCGACTCGGGCCTGGTGTCGTCGGCCGGGGTGACGCTGCGGATCGACCGGCTGGAGAAGGACGGCCTGATCGTCCGGGAACGCGACGCCGAGGACCGCCGCGTCGTCTACTCGCGGCTCACGGACGCCGGGCTGGCCAAGGTGGACGAGGTGTTCGCCGAGCATCTCGACAACGAACGCCGGATGCTCGGCGGCCTCACCCCCGCGGAGTGCCGCCAGCTGGCACGGCTGCTCTCCCGTCTTGAGCGGTCCATCACCGGCTCGGACACGGACCCCGGCCCGGCCGGCGCGCAGGGCGCCCCCGGCGGTCAGTGA
- a CDS encoding aromatic ring-hydroxylating dioxygenase subunit alpha, translating into MTTSPADRLTADHIYATGLRNQWHPVVPSRFVAPGAMRKVTVLGEQWLLFRRSDSTLSMLADRCPHRGAPLSLGKHLGDRVACWYHGLEIETDGTVSSVPGLPGCNLEGKKLVRSLPVREVGGAVLAYFGDDEHPEPAPLTLPEPLTDPDTDSFLCYAEWNGPWRYAVENLLDPMHGAFLHHESHTMFDGDTTAKFRIRETDRGYFFEKTDQRGVNFDWVELCRTGVDWVDLSIPYPPSAGPGGPFGIVGMVCPVDENRTGVFFWRYRKVEGWQRDSWRFLYRTLIEKRHWAVLEQDRVMLEAMPADADQRENLYQHDLGVVRLRRMYRAEAEAQAAAPAH; encoded by the coding sequence ATGACCACTTCGCCTGCCGACCGCCTCACCGCCGACCACATCTACGCCACCGGACTGCGCAACCAGTGGCACCCCGTCGTGCCCTCCCGCTTCGTGGCGCCGGGCGCCATGCGCAAGGTCACCGTGCTCGGGGAGCAGTGGCTGCTGTTCCGCCGCTCCGACTCGACGCTGAGCATGCTCGCCGACCGCTGCCCGCACCGCGGCGCACCGCTCTCGCTGGGCAAGCACCTGGGCGACCGGGTGGCCTGCTGGTACCACGGGCTCGAAATCGAGACCGACGGTACGGTTTCCTCGGTGCCCGGGCTGCCCGGCTGCAATCTGGAGGGCAAGAAGCTCGTCAGGAGCCTGCCGGTACGCGAGGTGGGCGGGGCGGTGCTCGCGTACTTCGGCGACGACGAGCACCCCGAACCGGCGCCGCTGACGCTGCCGGAGCCGCTCACCGACCCGGACACCGACTCGTTCCTCTGCTACGCGGAGTGGAACGGCCCCTGGCGGTACGCGGTGGAGAACCTGCTCGACCCGATGCACGGCGCGTTCCTGCACCACGAGTCGCACACCATGTTCGACGGCGACACCACGGCCAAGTTCCGCATCCGCGAGACGGACCGCGGCTACTTCTTCGAGAAGACCGACCAGCGGGGCGTCAACTTCGACTGGGTGGAACTGTGCAGGACCGGTGTGGACTGGGTCGACCTGTCGATCCCGTATCCGCCGTCGGCGGGCCCCGGGGGCCCGTTCGGCATCGTCGGGATGGTCTGCCCGGTGGACGAGAACCGTACGGGCGTCTTCTTCTGGCGCTACCGCAAGGTCGAGGGCTGGCAGCGGGACAGCTGGCGCTTCCTCTACCGGACCCTGATCGAGAAGCGCCACTGGGCGGTGCTGGAACAGGACCGGGTGATGCTGGAGGCGATGCCCGCCGACGCCGACCAGCGGGAGAACCTGTACCAGCACGACCTGGGCGTGGTCCGGCTGCGCAGGATGTACCGGGCGGAGGCCGAGGCGCAGGCCGCGGCACCGGCTCACTGA
- a CDS encoding recombinase-like helix-turn-helix domain-containing protein, translated as MTTDWPYLDVHQSRTHEPTPYEYRLASALEEVFTHEGHELADIVRGLNARQVHSPDGAPWTERSFRDEINRLGA; from the coding sequence ATGACCACCGACTGGCCCTACCTGGACGTACATCAGTCGCGCACCCATGAGCCCACCCCCTACGAGTACCGGCTGGCCTCGGCGCTCGAAGAGGTCTTCACCCACGAGGGCCATGAACTGGCCGACATCGTACGGGGACTCAACGCCCGCCAGGTGCACTCCCCCGACGGCGCCCCGTGGACCGAGCGGTCCTTCCGCGACGAGATCAACCGACTGGGAGCGTGA
- a CDS encoding PDR/VanB family oxidoreductase: MDAPSEPRLELLVRTMTLEADGVLSVGLVHPDGKPLPAWEPGAHLDLEVGGLTRQYSLCGDPHDLSGYRIGVLDEPSSRGGSRYVHTRLRPGRRVTATGPRNHFPLDGAERYVFIAGGIGITPILPMAREAGRRAVPYTLVHGGRTRASMAFGSELAALGGGNVVLHPQDELGHIDLAAALDGVGPGTLVYCCGPEPLLAAVEAACPAGLLRVERFAAPAVEPAGDDTAFDVECRASGVTVTVGSGTSVLAAVEAAGIPVGSSCRDGICGTCETRVLEGTPDHRDFVLSDTEHASNATMMICVSRCASGPLVLDL, encoded by the coding sequence ATGGACGCGCCCAGCGAACCCCGGCTCGAACTTCTTGTCCGCACCATGACCCTGGAGGCCGACGGGGTCCTCTCGGTCGGCCTCGTCCACCCGGACGGCAAACCGCTGCCGGCCTGGGAGCCCGGTGCCCATCTCGACCTGGAGGTCGGCGGGCTCACCCGGCAGTACTCGCTCTGCGGAGACCCGCACGACCTGTCCGGCTACCGCATCGGCGTCCTGGACGAGCCGTCGTCGCGCGGCGGTTCGCGGTACGTGCACACCCGGCTGCGCCCCGGCCGGCGGGTCACCGCCACCGGGCCGCGGAACCACTTCCCACTGGACGGGGCGGAGCGTTACGTCTTCATCGCGGGCGGGATCGGCATCACCCCGATCCTGCCGATGGCCCGCGAGGCCGGTCGCCGGGCCGTTCCGTACACCCTGGTGCACGGTGGCCGGACGCGGGCCTCCATGGCGTTCGGCTCCGAACTGGCCGCGCTCGGCGGCGGGAATGTGGTCCTGCACCCGCAGGACGAGCTGGGCCACATCGATCTGGCGGCGGCGCTGGACGGTGTGGGGCCCGGCACCCTGGTCTACTGCTGCGGGCCCGAGCCGCTGCTCGCCGCCGTCGAGGCGGCCTGTCCGGCCGGACTGCTGCGGGTGGAGCGGTTCGCCGCACCGGCCGTCGAGCCGGCCGGTGACGACACGGCCTTCGACGTGGAGTGCCGGGCGTCCGGCGTCACCGTCACGGTCGGCAGCGGCACCTCCGTCCTGGCGGCCGTCGAAGCCGCGGGCATCCCGGTCGGCAGCTCGTGCCGGGACGGCATCTGCGGGACCTGCGAGACCCGGGTGCTCGAAGGCACCCCGGACCACCGGGACTTCGTCCTCAGCGACACCGAGCACGCGTCGAACGCGACCATGATGATCTGCGTGTCGCGCTGCGCCTCCGGCCCTCTCGTCCTCGACCTGTGA
- a CDS encoding thiamine pyrophosphate-binding protein: MRYTTGGDLLVAVLRELGIDTVFGIVSVHNLPLVEAVDRELRFVPVRHEATAVSAADAYGRARGSIGCALTSTGTGAGNAAGSLIESLSSGTAVLHVTGQIDSAYLGGGRGFIHETRDQLAMLRAVSAYAATVTSADDAGRLLREAARAALTAPGGPGSVEWPVDLQYTAQTDTGAVPGERPHPVPDAAELASAAALLASARRPLIWAGGGATGAGPQLTALLAATGAGLLTSNSGRGAVPEDHPAVIGNFATTPAGRALLAEADVLLTVGTHFRSNETADYTLELPPAHIQLDVDPAAPGRVYPARHALHGRAADVLESLLPHARAAEPDWTARVTAVREEVRALLHDSIGPQAAVCDALRAVLPREAVVARDVTIASSSWGNRLLDMYDPRSNVFPRGGGIGQGLGMGIGAALARPDTPTVVLAGDGGLAVHLGELLTLAQERPALTLVVFNDGGYGVLRNMQDRYSERRSGVDLATPDFEQLARACGLPYARIAAPGHAHPVLEQAVASAGPVLVEVDLAALGPMKNPFTPPVTIPTA; the protein is encoded by the coding sequence ATGCGTTACACCACCGGAGGCGATCTCCTCGTCGCCGTCCTGCGCGAACTCGGCATCGACACGGTCTTCGGCATCGTCAGCGTGCACAACCTGCCGCTGGTCGAGGCCGTCGACCGGGAGCTGCGCTTCGTGCCCGTGCGGCACGAGGCCACCGCCGTCAGCGCCGCCGACGCGTACGGCCGGGCGCGCGGCTCGATCGGCTGCGCGCTCACCTCCACGGGCACCGGCGCGGGCAACGCGGCCGGCTCGCTCATCGAGTCGCTCAGCTCGGGCACAGCGGTCCTGCACGTCACCGGGCAGATCGACAGCGCCTATCTGGGCGGCGGGCGCGGCTTCATCCATGAGACCCGGGACCAGCTCGCGATGTTGCGCGCGGTCTCCGCCTACGCCGCGACCGTCACATCGGCCGATGACGCGGGCCGTCTGCTGCGCGAGGCGGCCCGGGCCGCGCTCACCGCTCCCGGCGGACCCGGCAGCGTCGAGTGGCCGGTGGATCTCCAGTACACGGCGCAGACCGACACCGGTGCGGTGCCCGGCGAACGCCCGCACCCGGTGCCCGACGCGGCGGAACTCGCCTCGGCGGCAGCGCTGCTGGCATCCGCCCGGCGCCCGCTGATCTGGGCGGGTGGCGGCGCGACCGGCGCCGGGCCGCAGCTGACGGCGCTGCTCGCCGCGACAGGCGCGGGCCTGCTGACGTCCAACTCGGGGCGGGGAGCGGTGCCGGAGGACCACCCGGCGGTCATCGGCAACTTCGCCACCACCCCGGCGGGGCGCGCCCTGCTCGCCGAGGCGGACGTGCTGCTCACCGTCGGCACGCACTTCCGGTCCAACGAGACCGCCGACTACACCCTCGAACTGCCCCCGGCCCACATCCAGCTCGATGTCGACCCGGCCGCACCGGGCCGTGTCTACCCGGCGCGTCACGCCCTGCACGGGCGGGCGGCCGATGTACTGGAATCCCTGCTGCCGCACGCGCGTGCGGCAGAACCGGACTGGACGGCCCGGGTCACGGCCGTGCGCGAGGAGGTACGGGCCCTGCTGCACGACTCCATCGGCCCACAGGCGGCGGTCTGCGACGCACTGCGGGCCGTACTGCCCCGCGAGGCGGTCGTCGCCCGCGATGTCACCATCGCCTCCAGCAGCTGGGGCAACCGGCTGCTCGACATGTACGACCCCCGGTCCAATGTCTTCCCGCGCGGCGGGGGCATCGGACAGGGCCTCGGCATGGGCATAGGAGCGGCGCTCGCCCGGCCGGACACCCCCACGGTGGTGCTGGCGGGTGACGGCGGCCTCGCCGTCCACCTCGGCGAACTGCTCACGCTCGCCCAGGAGCGCCCGGCCCTGACGCTGGTCGTGTTCAACGACGGCGGCTACGGCGTACTCCGCAACATGCAGGACCGCTACAGCGAGCGGCGGTCCGGGGTCGATCTGGCCACACCCGACTTCGAACAGCTGGCCCGCGCCTGCGGCCTCCCGTACGCCCGGATCGCGGCCCCCGGCCACGCACACCCGGTACTCGAACAGGCGGTGGCGTCCGCCGGGCCGGTGCTCGTCGAGGTCGATCTGGCCGCGCTCGGCCCGATGAAGAACCCGTTCACCCCGCCCGTCACGATCCCCACGGCGTAG
- a CDS encoding SDR family oxidoreductase has protein sequence MDLCLADRTVLVTGGSSGVGLATVRALLDEGANVATCGRDADRLAAAAAGLGAGGDRLLTGVCDVRDAGAVRRFTERTAEHFGALDGLVNNAGQSRMKSLAESTAEDWRDELELKFAGVLNPLHAGLALLRASPVASVVNINAVLARQPEPRLITTSAARAGILNLSKSLSQELAPDGIRVNSVCLGLVDTGQWTRRHTASGTSQPYERWQAELAADRGVSLGRLGRAEEVAYAVVALLSPRASYITGTAVDVCGGVGRSIL, from the coding sequence ATGGATCTGTGCCTCGCCGACCGCACCGTACTGGTCACCGGCGGCAGCTCGGGCGTCGGCCTGGCCACGGTCCGCGCCCTGCTCGACGAAGGCGCCAACGTCGCCACCTGCGGCCGCGACGCCGACCGGCTCGCCGCGGCCGCCGCCGGTCTCGGCGCGGGCGGTGACCGGCTGCTCACCGGGGTCTGCGACGTCCGGGACGCCGGAGCGGTCCGCCGCTTCACCGAGCGCACCGCGGAGCACTTCGGCGCGCTGGACGGGCTCGTCAACAACGCCGGCCAGTCGCGGATGAAGAGCCTCGCCGAGAGCACGGCGGAGGACTGGCGGGACGAGCTGGAGCTGAAGTTCGCCGGCGTCCTGAACCCGCTGCACGCGGGGCTCGCCCTGCTGCGCGCCTCGCCGGTCGCCTCCGTCGTCAACATCAACGCGGTACTCGCCAGGCAGCCCGAACCCCGGCTCATCACCACCAGCGCCGCACGCGCCGGGATCCTCAACCTCTCCAAGTCCCTGTCGCAGGAGCTGGCCCCGGACGGGATCCGGGTCAACTCGGTCTGCCTGGGCCTGGTCGACACCGGGCAGTGGACCCGCCGCCACACGGCGTCCGGCACCTCGCAGCCGTACGAGCGGTGGCAGGCGGAACTGGCCGCCGACCGCGGGGTCTCGCTCGGCCGGCTCGGCCGCGCCGAAGAGGTCGCCTACGCGGTGGTGGCCCTGCTCTCGCCCCGCGCCTCGTACATCACCGGCACCGCCGTCGACGTCTGCGGCGGCGTCGGCCGCTCCATCCTCTGA
- a CDS encoding SDR family oxidoreductase encodes MRTVVITGAGRGLGLAMARRAGRDGFRTVIAELDPERGEPAVRALRDEGLDAHFVPCDVADPASVDALASAVAGLGPLHGLVNNAALANGVGGKEFQDITVAEWDRLMAVNARSPWLVSRALLPQLLAHGESGRIVHLASDAALYGSVRLAHYVTSKGAVIALTRAMARELGDRGITVNAVAPGITEGEATDSVPAERHELYRANRAISRPQRPDDLLGLVSFLLGAESRYLTGQVIAVNGGFTMN; translated from the coding sequence ATGCGCACCGTCGTCATCACCGGCGCCGGCCGTGGCCTGGGACTGGCCATGGCCCGCCGGGCGGGCCGGGACGGCTTCCGCACCGTGATCGCCGAACTGGACCCGGAACGCGGCGAACCGGCGGTCCGCGCGCTGCGCGACGAGGGGCTCGACGCCCACTTCGTACCGTGCGACGTGGCGGACCCCGCCTCGGTCGACGCCCTCGCGTCGGCCGTCGCCGGTCTCGGCCCGCTGCACGGTCTCGTCAACAACGCGGCGCTCGCCAACGGTGTCGGCGGCAAGGAGTTCCAGGACATCACCGTCGCGGAGTGGGACCGGCTGATGGCCGTGAACGCCCGCTCCCCCTGGCTGGTCTCCCGGGCGCTGCTGCCCCAGCTGCTGGCGCACGGCGAGAGCGGGCGCATCGTCCATCTCGCGTCCGACGCCGCCCTGTACGGCTCGGTACGGCTCGCCCACTACGTCACGTCCAAGGGCGCGGTGATCGCGCTCACCCGGGCGATGGCCCGGGAACTCGGCGACCGGGGCATCACCGTGAACGCGGTGGCGCCCGGCATCACCGAGGGCGAGGCCACCGATTCGGTACCGGCCGAGCGCCATGAGCTGTACCGCGCCAACCGGGCCATCTCACGCCCGCAGCGCCCCGACGACCTGCTGGGGCTCGTCTCGTTCCTGCTGGGCGCGGAGTCCCGCTATCTCACCGGACAGGTGATCGCCGTCAACGGCGGCTTCACCATGAACTGA